From the genome of Ptychodera flava strain L36383 chromosome 20, AS_Pfla_20210202, whole genome shotgun sequence, one region includes:
- the LOC139119600 gene encoding neuropeptide FF receptor 2-like has translation MSFWENFLNPAQTQAPFNWSTTNILDAFRNFSTADNSSDLSLEDLLTSLLDKNEDKTFLQPYHPFNPRVKISLICMYALVIFFSLVGNGLVCYIVVRRKHMRTVTNFFLASQSFSDIILTIFNAPFLLVRNITRGWLFGDVMCHTVDYSMNVSIYVSTLTLTAIAIDRHQVLLHPLRPRITMSTAVCALLSIWIGAILLPMPMAIFRSLEFFASLGVYACIPSPPSWDFARNFQFTTIIFQYLLPMVVITTAYIRIARRLWSRTAVSDFVTAEQQNMQDRTKRRMIKMLVVVVVIFAICWLPINVYLLMYWYHPAFQHDSLVYIICHWVAMTSVCLNPVVYCWMNEKFRNEFKAILKLKTNKVLSSSSGVQANCAKPNVNMISAVKLDQDLGFKLGESSGISISIPSTKATSIAPFERQQERTTTSCSAPPSSAYVVANEPDDEYEVFDDEKVLNRFDSKLRWKENPMDSSRPGHYFVSETDLSSSPHGSMSDEFVFHNLLQSERAPMSYTLQTVQPNTGDAEQPTLTSQSTSSKKTPAPDSMVSSNHQYPTQTNLPPPHRSLPPSSPPPRSLGRFAASPVSSIRSALTSPEVSAQCTPPPSRRTSETAWHSLNPSHRNFHQQLPPVRPPLPSTVTWRGSAELVKQDVFERILSQKSKKPPAPQPPPRGLKRVKRTNYRVSKYQADDRV, from the coding sequence ATGTCGTTTTGGGAGAACTTTCTCAATCCAGCACAAACTCAAGCACCTTTCAATTGGTCAACCACAAATATCTTAGATGCCTTTCGCAACTTCAGTACCGCGGACAACTCGTCCGACCTCAGCCTTGAAGATCTTTTGACGAGCCTCCTTGACAAAAATGAAGACAAAACTTTCCTACAACCGTACCATCCATTTAATCCACGGGTGAAAATATCGTTAATTTGTATGTATGCTCTGGTCATTTTCTTCTCGCTAGTCGGTAATGGTCTTGTTTGCTACATCGTTGTCAGGCGGAAACACATGCGAACAGTTACAAACTTTTTCTTGGCAAGCCAGTCTTTCTCGGATATTATACTGACTATCTTCAATGCTCCATTTCTGTTAGTTCGTAACATTACCCGCGGCTGGTTGTTCGGTGACGTCATGTGTCACACAGTGGACTACTCCATGAATGTGTCGATTTATGTATCTACTTTGACTCTCACCGCCATTGCCATTGACCGACACCAGGTTCTCTTACATCCACTGAGACCCCGCATTACCATGAGTACCGCCGTATGTGCCTTGCTGTCCATCTGGATAGGTGCTATACTTCTACCCATGCCAATGGCAATATTCAGGTCCCTGGAGTTTTTCGCCAGCTTGGGTGTGTATGCGTGCATTCCAAGTCCACCATCGTGGGACTTTGCCCGGAATTTCCAATTCACCACCATAATTTTCCAGTATCTCCTTCCGATGGTTGTAATAACTACTGCCTATATTCGCATTGCTAGGAGGTTGTGGTCCCGCACGGCTGTCAGTGATTTTGTCACGGCTGAACAACAAAACATGCAGGACAGAACCAAACGACGTATGATCAAGATGCTCGTGGTAGTTGTGGTTATATTCGCTATCTGTTGGCTGCCCATAAACGTCTACCTCTTGATGTACTGGTACCATCCTGCCTTCCAGCACGACTCTCTTGTCTATATAATATGTCACTGGGTGGCGATGACCAGTGTGTGTTTAAATCCAGTCGTTTACTGTTGGATGAACGAAAAGTTCAGGAACGAGTTCAAAGCCATTCTAAAGCTTAAGACGAACAAGGTGTTGTCGAGCAGTAGTGGAGTTCAAGCAAATTGCGCCAAGCCAAATGTAAATATGATATCTGCGGTGAAGCTCGACCAGGACCTAGGCTTCAAACTCGGAGAGTCTAGCGGCATTTCTATTAGCATACCATCTACAAAAGCCACATCAATAGCACCCTTTGAGCGTCAACAGGAACGCACTACAACCTCCTGTTCAGCACCGCCCTCCTCGGCTTACGTAGTTGCCAATGAACCAGATGATGAGTATGAAGTCTTTGATGATGAGAAAGTGTTAAACAGGTTTGATTCAAAACTACGCTGGAAGGAAAATCCCATGGATAGCTCGAGACCGGGGCATTATTTTGTCAGTGAGACAGATCTGAGCAGTAGTCCACATGGCAGTATGTCAGACGAGTTCGTCTTTCATAATTTACTGCAATCCGAGAGGGCACCTATGTCGTACACCTTGCAAACTGTCCAGCCAAACACCGGGGATGCCGAGCAACCAACGCTGACGTCACAGTCGACGTCCAGCAAGAAAACGCCAGCGCCTGATAGTATGGTGTCGTCAAACCATCAGTACCCCACTCAGACCAATCTCCCGCCGCCTCACCGAAGTTTACCTCCGTCTTCACCTCCGCCAAGGTCACTAGGACGGTTTGCTGCTAGCCCGGTTTCTTCAATACGTTCGGCTCTCACATCGCCAGAGGTATCTGCCCAGTGTACTCCTCCGCCATCTCGCCGAACGTCTGAGACGGCTTGGCATTCTCTCAACCCATCACATCGAAATTTCCACCAACAATTGCCACCTGTTAGACCGCCACTACCATCCACAGTAACTTGGCGAGGTTCGGCAGAATTAGTAAAACAAGACGTATTCGAAAGAATCCTGTCCCAAAAATCGAAGAAGCCACCAGCGCCACAACCGCCTCCACGTGGCCTTAAAAGGGTAAAGAGAACAAATTATAGGGTTTCGAAGTATCAAGCGGACGATCGTGTTTAG